The region ATGCCATTGACCATCAGACGGGGCAGGTATTGGCGTATGTGCTGGCAGACCATCAAGACCAAGCGTTGGTCGAGTTAAAAGCATTGTTAGCACCGTTTGGGGTTCAAACCTTTTATACCGATGGATGGGGAGCCTATGCTCGCTTGTTCGATGAAGACCAGCATGTGGTTGGTAAACAGAATACACAGAAAATTGAGCGCAAGCATTTGACGTTACGAACCCGAATTAAGCGATTAGCTCGCAAGACGATCTGCTTCTCCAAGTCCGAACGGCTACATGACATTGTGATTGGGTTGTTCATCAATCGCTATGAATTTGGACGGGTAGTTTGACCTTATCGATCCCCATGTCTAGCACACTACCCTGTGGGGAGCTAAAGGTTGTCTGCGGCGGCTCAACTTGGTCGTTAGCTAGCTCCGCAAACTGCCCTTCCACTCGTTCATCAAGCCGTATCGTCAAGTAGCAAAGCACCCAGAAACTGGTGGGTTGAGACCGTCGTTCGAGGTTGTTGGTTATGACCCAAAACACCCAGAGGACGGGGGGGAGGACGGGGGTTTGGGAATAGCTTGGGAGTGGCAGGGTCAGAGTCAGCCAGGTCAATCGGTGCGTCTCTCAGCTAACNNNNNNNNNNNNNNNNNNNNNNNNNNNNNNNNNNNNNNNNNNNNNNNNNNNNNNNNNNNNNNNNNNNNNNNNNNNNNNNNNNNNNNNNNNNNNNNNNNNNCAGCGACAAAGGGCAGCATGATACGGCTACGGCTAACGTCTCCTACATTTTCTGCTTATCTTTTTCCTTTCTGGGTAACTTGCCAAGTCGTGTTTGATTGCTGAGTTGAACTTGAAATGGAAAAGGCGAGGACGAGCAATTCTTGGCGATGGTAGTGAGTGTGTTTTCAACGTCTACGAAGCGGTTGTAGTTTGGGATGACACCTTGCTAATCATTCCAGTAGACGAAGCTAATACAGAACCCCTGATTGGGATGTCGCTGATGGAAGGTTATGAGCTAAAAATACAAGTCTTTGAGGGCGGTCGCATCGAACTCCGCAAAGCCAATACAGCTTAACAATACAGTAACCACACCTGAGAGCGGGGATTGTATAAACACAAAACGTCGTCTAGTTTTGAGCCTGCCACCAAGTTCGTAATGCCTGCACTGCTACAACTTCATCCTCTTTTGCTTGCTCCAGGAACGTATAGAGTTGTGCTTTGGGGATGTTTGGAAACGTAGGGCTGGATTCGACCTCGACATATACCCCTTCCTGAAGCTGGTAGATGCGCCAGACTTTACCATTAAACCGCCAAAATTCTGGGACTCCCAAGCTGGCATAGAATCGATTCTTGGCAATATCGGTGTGAGTAATGTCCACTTCGACCACCAGATCGGGGGGCGGATCTTGGCTAAGATCCACGTTGCGACCTTTGACTAGGGGTTGATTTTGGATGTAATAGGCGTTGTCTGGTTCTGCCCCTTTGTTGAGTTGTGGATAGTTCATCGTAGTTGAACCCATTGTTTTGACTCGCAACCCCATCAGTTCAACCAACGTCAAAATAAAGCGTTCAATCAAGCGTCCGGCAAACTCGTGATCTTCTAGAGGCACGGTAATCTCCAACACGCCGTCGTCATAGGTCAATCGTGAACCACGAGATTGAGGCAGCGCATCCAAAATTTGCAAGTACGCTTCCCAAGACAACCCTCTTAACACAACGCGCTGTTCGCCAACAGGTTGCAATTCGGCTTTGGGTTCGGGTGCCGCCGTTCCTTCGGAGTTGCGCTCTGTACTAATTGCCATCTGCTCCGCTCCTGCCCTCAAAACATAGCTCATTCTAAATTATTAATGGTTATAATGTTACTCTTGCATTCCCTCGTACAGGAGGCGGGCAAACAGACGTGCTCCATCGTCGGTTTTCAGGCGGGCATAGGTGGGTGGTTCAGCCATGCCAACCGTTCGTAAATCAGACAATAGTTCTGGATGAAATTGACAGGTGAATGATCGCCGCACCAATTTACTTTCAAAATCCTTATAGATGATGCAAGTGGCGGAACATTCAGTCACAATTTCATCCCCGATCGTGGTGGAACACAAGATCTCAATCGCATCGGGTAATTTCAATAACCATGCCAAACGGCTGCCTGCCAAGGTTGAGCGGTGGGGAATGATGGCATCGTGCAATAAGCGGTATGCCCAGTTCGCAAACAAAATCGCTTCTTCGTTGACTTTATCCGAATGGAACATGGCGATATTTACTTCTCGCTCATACTCGATCGCCGTGTCAATCACTCCTTCATATTCATCCGCCGTGATTTCATGAGCGCTGATGAGTTCCTGCGGAATGCCCAGTGCCTCGCCATCTGGTGATTGATAATGATGCAGGCGGCGATCGCCCACTTCCTTATGTTCATTCGGACCAACGGCAAATTCAGGATGATCCCAGACTTCCGCAATCACATGTCCATTTCGCTTCGTAATTTTGAGAGAACTCCCAACTGTTTCGATCTGCCGACAAACGCGCTGCAAGGACTTCAACATCTTGCTATTCCCGTCTCTGGGCAAAGACTCTATGTTCAGAACCTGCTGCACGGCGCGTTTAATCAGATTGATGTGTCCCTGCGCGGCTAATTGATGTCCTAAACAGATAAATAGCGCTAGAGCACTGGTTGGCGATCGCGAGATCAGCAGCTTTTCCACTAGACCATGGAGATCGCTGAGAGAACAGTTCGCCCCATCAAACGTAGACGCATCCCGTACCGATG is a window of Leptolyngbyaceae cyanobacterium JSC-12 DNA encoding:
- a CDS encoding hypothetical protein (IMG reference gene:2510095228~PFAM: Protein of unknown function (DUF820)), whose translation is MAISTERNSEGTAAPEPKAELQPVGEQRVVLRGLSWEAYLQILDALPQSRGSRLTYDDGVLEITVPLEDHEFAGRLIERFILTLVELMGLRVKTMGSTTMNYPQLNKGAEPDNAYYIQNQPLVKGRNVDLSQDPPPDLVVEVDITHTDIAKNRFYASLGVPEFWRFNGKVWRIYQLQEGVYVEVESSPTFPNIPKAQLYTFLEQAKEDEVVAVQALRTWWQAQN
- a CDS encoding transposase, IS1 family (IMG reference gene:2510095226~PFAM: IS1 transposase), producing the protein MTIAKHIEEAEADEMWSFVRCKKQERWLWHAIDHQTGQVLAYVLADHQDQALVELKALLAPFGVQTFYTDGWGAYARLFDEDQHVVGKQNTQKIERKHLTLRTRIKRLARKTICFSKSERLHDIVIGLFINRYEFGRVV
- a CDS encoding hypothetical protein (IMG reference gene:2510095229) codes for the protein MNPSRLDIAQQPDASRHWRSRPGYLSEGDSDFESVHVLLGQFLADRHSPDPLPDESLLTENAKFDWGNGTPLEKVIQSQADLEFLMQHPVLFRNAIAIIEPWQHVGKNLLGEAVRASLNVAYIAQKIADCDSILFPLWESGLLDPDVVVPLITSGLAVVVEGGDPSVRDASTFDGANCSLSDLHGLVEKLLISRSPTSALALFICLGHQLAAQGHINLIKRAVQQVLNIESLPRDGNSKMLKSLQRVCRQIETVGSSLKITKRNGHVIAEVWDHPEFAVGPNEHKEVGDRRLHHYQSPDGEALGIPQELISAHEITADEYEGVIDTAIEYEREVNIAMFHSDKVNEEAILFANWAYRLLHDAIIPHRSTLAGSRLAWLLKLPDAIEILCSTTIGDEIVTECSATCIIYKDFESKLVRRSFTCQFHPELLSDLRTVGMAEPPTYARLKTDDGARLFARLLYEGMQE